The window TTAACATCAGATAATAAACTTTTAGGATGGATAAAATTTACGGAAAACAACACTGAGGATTCAAAACCTACTATGACCAAAGAAGAAATCAAGAAAAATTAGACAAAAAGTTTAAAGTGAGGTAAATAAAAGTGAAATTTATCGAAAATTTAAATTCAAATCCTTTATTTACTTTTGGGGGATATATGGGAGCAATTGGAGGATTAATAGCTGATTTTAGTGGTATACCATATGCATATTTAGGAGCTTTAGGATTTGCAGGAAGTTTAGCTAGTATTGGAATCTGGCAAGAATATAAAAAACATAAATTATATGAGAAACCTTTTTTACCTATACCAGTTGTAATAAATATTTCAAATCCTGCAGATAGCAAGAATGCTTTAAATCAACTTTCAAATGTTATTGAAAGAGAAGGATTTAAAGATCATCTGAAAAATTTAGAAAAATATTTTGCAATTGATAAAGATAATTTAATTTTTGAATACAAAGGAGATATTTTTGATAAGGAAAAACTTAAAGATTTTCTAAAAATTTTAAAACATGAAATAGAAAAATTAGAACGAAAAATTCCTCAAGGAGACCAATTTTATATTGCATATATAGGACCTGTTAGTGTTTCAATTTTAGTTGGTGCAATTTTTGCACAGGATGCAGTAAAGATATTCCAATATGATAAATCTATAAATGGTTATAAAAATGTAGCGGACATAAAAGATAGGATAATAAAAGAAAATATAGATACATTGGAAAAGTTTGATTTTATTGAAGTTATAAAAGAAAATAATGAAAAAGCCGTTCTTGCTATAGATATATCTTCTCATAAGATAAATTTTAATAGTTCTGCTATTCAATCTTTTGGAGATATTTTTTACCTAAAAAGTAAAGAATCAAAAGGAACAATTTCTTATAATGATAATTGGATAAGGTACATACAAGAAATATTCTTTACTATTAATAAGTTACAAACAAATTATAAGGAAATAAAACTTGTCTATTCTATACCTATTTCTATAGGTTTAGGCCTTGGAATGGCGATTCAAAATTATTGGAAAATATTGCTTACCAATTATCAACAAGGAGAATACAAAGATTTAATTTATACAGATGAAGTTCAATATTTTTTATAAGTAGGGATTAAAATGCTAACAGCGATTAAAGACATTGGAGAAATTTTATTAGAAAAAGAGAAAAAAGATAAAATAGACATACTTCTCGAAAATCCAGATAGTAATGGAAGTTATAAAATTGTATGGGTTTTAGAATTTGATAAAGATTTTAATTTTCAAAAAATTAGTGTTGAAGAGTTCAAAGGAGAAAAACCTTATATTTATCTTTATAAAAGAGCTTCAGGTTCTAATGCCCCTGATTTTTCTCCAACTTCAAGAATCACAGAACCAGAAAAAACTTTTACTAAAAAACTTTTAAAGTGGCTTGAAAATCATAAAGATACTCCACAGATAGATAAAATTTACACTGAGCTTACAAACAATAAAGAAAAAATAATAAAAAAATTAGAAGATTTAAATAAACAAACTAAAGACAATAAAATTCTAACAATAAAAGTTGATGGAAAATATCTTTATGAAATAAAAAATCCAGATTTTAAGCAGATTTTACTCGAAGACTATTTAAAAAAGATAAAAGAGATTTCTAAAAAAGACGGTGTTTGTAGTATTTGTGGAGAAAAAAAGGAAGAAGTTTTTACTACTTCTCAAATTTATAAGTTCTACACACTTGACAAAGAATGTTATATAACAGGAGGCTTCAATAAAAAAAATGCATGGAAAAATTTTCCTATATGTGAAGAATGTTTTTTAAAAATAGATTACGGCAAAAAATTTATTGAAAACAATCTGAATTTTAAGTTTTATGGTAAAAATTACTACCTTATCCCAAAACTGATTCTAAATATTCCAGAAGCTTTAGAAGAAATTAATGAAATTTTGTCAACTCAAAATAAAAAAGTAGACCTTACACAAAAAAGACGGATAACAGATGATAAAGAAGAGATTTTAGATCTTTTAAAGGATTACAAAGATGTTATTAGTTTTTATTTTCTGTTTTTAAAGAAGGAAAATGCTGCAGAAAAGATTTTACTTTTGGTTGAAGATGTTTTTCCTTCAAGAATTCATAGGATTTTTGATACAAAAGAGCAAATAGATAAACTTTTTAATCAGGACTATAACTTTGGAAGATTAGTAAAGTTTTTAAATGAGTTTGATAAATTTTTCTTTGAAGTAGTAGATAAAATCTTTCGAGGAGGAAGTCTTCAGTTTTCAACTGTTTTACAGATATTTAACAGAAAAATCCAGAATGAGTTTATAAATTCAAAAGACTATAAAAAAACAACCTTAGATGCTCTCATGAATATAAAATTCTTTGAAGAGCTTGGTTTAATAAATTTTGAGGTAAAAGATATGGAAAATTCAAAATTTGATGAAATTTATGAAAAAATTGGAAAATCTTTAAACACGCCAGCAAAAAGGGGAATATTTCTACTTGGAGCTTTAACTCAGATGCTATTAAACATTCAAGGTCAGGAAAGAAATAGTACACCGTTTTTTAAGAATCTAAAAGGTCTAAAAATGAACGAAGAAGATATAAAAGGACTTTTGCCTAAAGTAATAAATAAGCTCATAGAGTATGATAGATTTGATAAAGGGAAGAAGGAACTTTCAGAGGAAATAGCAAAAAACTTGCTCTCTCAGGAAAAGTTTGGATTGACAATAGATGAGATAAACTTTTATTTTGCTTCTGGAATGGCCTTATCGGGAGAAGTGGCAAGTATTCTTTATGAAAAAGGTGCAAAAGAAAATGAGACCAAAAGTCAGACTGTCTGAAGAAGAAATCAAAATAATAAAAGAAACTGCAAAAAAGTTTTTTGGAGGAAATGCAAAGGTTTATATTTTTGGAAGCAGAACAGATTTAGATAAAAAAGGTGGAGATATAGATATATTTATAGAAACAGATAAAAACATTTCTTTAAAAGAAGAACTTAAATTTTTGGTAGAGCTTGAGAAAAAGGGAATAGAAAGAAAAGTTGACCTAATTATAAAAGCTCCAAACAAAAGAGAAAAATTCATTTTCAAAGAAGCAAAAGAAAAGGGTATTTTAATATGAATTTTATAAAAGAAAATTTAGAAATAGCAAAGATTCATTTAGATAGATTGAAAAATGCTAAGGAAGAAATAATAGAAAAGAATTTAATTGAGAATTTAGACATAGATGATTTTGAAATAGTTAAAGTATTAGATACTTTTATATTTAGATTTATTAAACTTCAAGATTATTTGGGACAAAAACTTTTCAGAAGGTTTCTTGAGATTATTGGTGAATATTATGAAAACATGAGCTTCTTAGATGTTTTAGATAGATTAGAAAAATTAGAAATCATTTCTTCAGCGGATAGATGGATGGAAATTAGAAAACTAAGAAATAAACTGACACATGAATATCCAGATGAAATAGAAGAGATGAAATTAGAACTTACAGAAGCTTTAAATGCAATTCCTGAAATAGAACTAACTTTACAAAAAATTGAGGATTATTTAAAAGAAAAAAATTTAATATAAAGGAGATATGCCATGAATGAAACAATTAAAAACCGCAGAGAGTATTTATTTTTATACGATGTAAGCTTTGCCAATCCAAATGGAGACCCAAACGATGAAAACAAACCAAGAATCGATGAAGAAACAGGAAGAAATATCGTTACGGATGTTCGTTTAAAAAGGACTATAAGGGATTATCTTAAAGATTTTGGAGGGTTAGAAATATTTGTTAGAGAAATTTCTGATAAAGATGGAAAGATTCAAGATGCGAAAGCAAGGGCAAAAGATTTTGATAACAATCCAGAGCGAATTCTGAATGAATGTATTGATGTAAGACTTTTTGGAGGAACTATTCCAATAACAACTGGAAAAAATAAAGACAGTTCTATTACTTATACAGGTCCTGTTCAGTTTAACATGGGGCAGTCCCTTCATAGAGTAAAACTTGAGTATATAAAAGGAACTGGAGCTTTTGCATCAGGATCAGGAAAAGAGCAGAAAACTTTCAGAGAAGAATGGATACTGCCTTACTCATTTATTGCTTTTCACGGTGTAGCCAACGAAAACTCTGCAAAAGAAACAGGTTTAACAGATGAAGATTTAGAACACCTGAAAAAAGGAATGTGGGAAGGGACAAAAAACTTGATAACCCGTTCTAAAAATGAACAGATGCCAAGACTTTTAATAGAAATCGTTTATAAAGATGGTGTTCATTCCCATATAGGAGAACTACACAGATACATAAAAATTGAGTCAGAAAAAGCAGATGAAGAACTAAGAAGTACAGATGATTTTGTGTTAAATATAGATAAGCTTATTGAAGTATTAGAAGAAGAAGCTAATAAAATAGAAAAAGTTTTATATAAAGCCGATAGGAATTTAAGATTAAATAGAGAACTTGCGTCAGAAAAAATAAATTTTGAAAAAATGGAAATTTAAGGATAAATTTAAAATGAAATATAAGAATATATGAGGTTCTTATTATGACAAAAATAATTATAAAACAGGCAAATGAAGAAGAAATTATATCAACATCTTTAGCTCCTGAAGAGATAAAAAAATTAATAAAGGAATATGAAGAAGAAAAAAAGGCGAAAAAAGCTTTAGAGAAAATGTTTGGTATTTTGAAAACCAAAAAGTCGTTAGACGAAATTAGAGAGGAACTTTATGAAGAAATTTAAGTTCATTAATGTAATATCTTCAGCAGAAGAACTAAAACAGACTATTAATGTAAAAAATGAAAACCCTTGAAGATATAAAACAGCTTTTAAATAAGCATAAAAAAGAGATAAAAGAAAAATATGGAGTCAAAAACCTGTATATTTTTGGTTCTTATGTTAGAGAGGAACAAACACCAGAAAGTGATATTGATATATTAGTTGAGTTCGAGAAAGGAAAAAAGACATTTGATAATTATATG of the Persephonella hydrogeniphila genome contains:
- a CDS encoding SAVED domain-containing protein; translated protein: MKFIENLNSNPLFTFGGYMGAIGGLIADFSGIPYAYLGALGFAGSLASIGIWQEYKKHKLYEKPFLPIPVVINISNPADSKNALNQLSNVIEREGFKDHLKNLEKYFAIDKDNLIFEYKGDIFDKEKLKDFLKILKHEIEKLERKIPQGDQFYIAYIGPVSVSILVGAIFAQDAVKIFQYDKSINGYKNVADIKDRIIKENIDTLEKFDFIEVIKENNEKAVLAIDISSHKINFNSSAIQSFGDIFYLKSKESKGTISYNDNWIRYIQEIFFTINKLQTNYKEIKLVYSIPISIGLGLGMAIQNYWKILLTNYQQGEYKDLIYTDEVQYFL
- a CDS encoding TIGR02556 family CRISPR-associated protein produces the protein MLTAIKDIGEILLEKEKKDKIDILLENPDSNGSYKIVWVLEFDKDFNFQKISVEEFKGEKPYIYLYKRASGSNAPDFSPTSRITEPEKTFTKKLLKWLENHKDTPQIDKIYTELTNNKEKIIKKLEDLNKQTKDNKILTIKVDGKYLYEIKNPDFKQILLEDYLKKIKEISKKDGVCSICGEKKEEVFTTSQIYKFYTLDKECYITGGFNKKNAWKNFPICEECFLKIDYGKKFIENNLNFKFYGKNYYLIPKLILNIPEALEEINEILSTQNKKVDLTQKRRITDDKEEILDLLKDYKDVISFYFLFLKKENAAEKILLLVEDVFPSRIHRIFDTKEQIDKLFNQDYNFGRLVKFLNEFDKFFFEVVDKIFRGGSLQFSTVLQIFNRKIQNEFINSKDYKKTTLDALMNIKFFEELGLINFEVKDMENSKFDEIYEKIGKSLNTPAKRGIFLLGALTQMLLNIQGQERNSTPFFKNLKGLKMNEEDIKGLLPKVINKLIEYDRFDKGKKELSEEIAKNLLSQEKFGLTIDEINFYFASGMALSGEVASILYEKGAKENETKSQTV
- a CDS encoding nucleotidyltransferase domain-containing protein — encoded protein: MRPKVRLSEEEIKIIKETAKKFFGGNAKVYIFGSRTDLDKKGGDIDIFIETDKNISLKEELKFLVELEKKGIERKVDLIIKAPNKREKFIFKEAKEKGILI
- a CDS encoding HepT-like ribonuclease domain-containing protein encodes the protein MNFIKENLEIAKIHLDRLKNAKEEIIEKNLIENLDIDDFEIVKVLDTFIFRFIKLQDYLGQKLFRRFLEIIGEYYENMSFLDVLDRLEKLEIISSADRWMEIRKLRNKLTHEYPDEIEEMKLELTEALNAIPEIELTLQKIEDYLKEKNLI
- the cas7b gene encoding type I-B CRISPR-associated protein Cas7/Csh2 encodes the protein MNETIKNRREYLFLYDVSFANPNGDPNDENKPRIDEETGRNIVTDVRLKRTIRDYLKDFGGLEIFVREISDKDGKIQDAKARAKDFDNNPERILNECIDVRLFGGTIPITTGKNKDSSITYTGPVQFNMGQSLHRVKLEYIKGTGAFASGSGKEQKTFREEWILPYSFIAFHGVANENSAKETGLTDEDLEHLKKGMWEGTKNLITRSKNEQMPRLLIEIVYKDGVHSHIGELHRYIKIESEKADEELRSTDDFVLNIDKLIEVLEEEANKIEKVLYKADRNLRLNRELASEKINFEKMEI
- a CDS encoding nucleotidyltransferase family protein, which encodes MKTLEDIKQLLNKHKKEIKEKYGVKNLYIFGSYVREEQTPESDIDILVEFEKGKKTFDNYMDLKFYLEDLLGKKVDLVIKEVVRKELKKYIYGEAIKS